The following are encoded in a window of Falco biarmicus isolate bFalBia1 chromosome 8, bFalBia1.pri, whole genome shotgun sequence genomic DNA:
- the RELL2 gene encoding RELT-like protein 2 isoform X1: MSVVMAAEEVWESEREIRMSDQNSTDDGESDPQHSLSMVFLLVLVFFIMGLVGFLICHVLKKKGYRCRTFRDELDPDNKDVLAELQANEEEELNEDTVEKIVRCIIQNEANAEALKEMLGDNEGDIPVPVPSLCPHRNSQDGGPPHHHTVHLGSTQAPCIHCSKRKRHPLHRQGRSKDGKGRMHPGETTVFSVGRFRVTHIGKKPTFHEQQDGPLPDGSRELSTEELEHSSDRLQRERARNGTVPMGGLQNGAIQKGAQSGKGGEQSRSTTLALNTPVSSSTRDSRRGKGSGTAGSLQDAGTAPGSTSRQRKLLSRQMLGGSSPSIPGDLSQEGASICLEETGLGSADEVSDIHGSLSLHEQADELGRDDSSRKQPGMEDMGQQEPSAMVQDRGATV, from the exons ATGTCTGTCGTGATGGCTGCGGAGGAGGTGTGGGAGAGCGAACGAGAG ATCCGCATGTCAGACCAGAACAGCACCGATGATGGGGAGTCAgacccccagcacagcctgtctaTGGTCTTCCTCCTCGTCCTTGTGTTCTTCATCATGGGCCTGGTGGGTTTCCTGATCTGCCATGTCTTGAAGAAGAAGGGTTACCGGTGTCGGACTTTCCGGGATGAGCTTGACCCAGATAACAAAGACGTGCTGGCGGAGCTCCAGGCCA atgAAGAGGAGGAGCTGAATGAGGACACTGTGGAGAAGATTGTGAGATGCATCATACAAAATGAAG caAATGCAGAGGCCCTCAAGGAGATGCTGGGGGACAATGAAGGGGACATCCCAGTGCCAGTGCCCAG CCTTTGTCCCCACCGTAACAGCCAGGACGGGGGCCCACCACATCACCACACAGTGCATCTGGGCTCCACGCAGGCCCCCTGCATCCACTGCAGCAAGAGGAAGAGGCATCCGCTGCATCGACAAGGACGGTCCAAGGATGGCAAAGGCAGAATGCATCCTGGAGAGACCACCGTCTTCTCAGTGGGCAG GTTTCGTGTCACACATATTGGGAAGAAACCCACTTTCCACGAGCAACAAGATGGTCCCCTGCCCGACGGCAGCCGGGAGCTGAGCACGGAGGAGTTGGAGCACAGCAGCGACCGGCTCCAGCGGGAGCGGGCTCGCAATGGGACTGTCCCCATGGGTGGCCTGCAGAATGGAGCCATCCAGAAGGGTGCCCAGAGTGGCAAAGGTGGGGAGCAGAGCCGCTCCACCACCCTAGCCCTGAACACACCAGTCAGCTCCAGCACTCGCGACAGCCGACGGGGCAAGGGGTCTGGCACGGCAGGTTCGCTGCAGGATGCTGGCACCGCTCCTGGGAGCACGAGCCGCCAGCGGAAGCTCCTGAGCCGTCAGATGCTGGGAGGGTCGAGTCCCAGCATCCCAGGAGACCTGTCACAGGAAGGAGCCAGCATCTGCCTGGAGGAGACCGGACTGGGGTCAGCAGATGAGGTGTCAGATATTCATGGAAGCCTGAGTCTGCACGAACAGGCTGATGAGTTGGGAAGAgatgacagcagcagaaaacagccTGGAATGGAGGACATGGGGCAGCAG GAGCCCAGCGCCATGGTGCAGGACCGAGGAGCAACCGTGTGA
- the RELL2 gene encoding RELT-like protein 2 isoform X2: protein MSDQNSTDDGESDPQHSLSMVFLLVLVFFIMGLVGFLICHVLKKKGYRCRTFRDELDPDNKDVLAELQANEEEELNEDTVEKIVRCIIQNEANAEALKEMLGDNEGDIPVPVPSLCPHRNSQDGGPPHHHTVHLGSTQAPCIHCSKRKRHPLHRQGRSKDGKGRMHPGETTVFSVGRFRVTHIGKKPTFHEQQDGPLPDGSRELSTEELEHSSDRLQRERARNGTVPMGGLQNGAIQKGAQSGKGGEQSRSTTLALNTPVSSSTRDSRRGKGSGTAGSLQDAGTAPGSTSRQRKLLSRQMLGGSSPSIPGDLSQEGASICLEETGLGSADEVSDIHGSLSLHEQADELGRDDSSRKQPGMEDMGQQEPSAMVQDRGATV from the exons ATGTCAGACCAGAACAGCACCGATGATGGGGAGTCAgacccccagcacagcctgtctaTGGTCTTCCTCCTCGTCCTTGTGTTCTTCATCATGGGCCTGGTGGGTTTCCTGATCTGCCATGTCTTGAAGAAGAAGGGTTACCGGTGTCGGACTTTCCGGGATGAGCTTGACCCAGATAACAAAGACGTGCTGGCGGAGCTCCAGGCCA atgAAGAGGAGGAGCTGAATGAGGACACTGTGGAGAAGATTGTGAGATGCATCATACAAAATGAAG caAATGCAGAGGCCCTCAAGGAGATGCTGGGGGACAATGAAGGGGACATCCCAGTGCCAGTGCCCAG CCTTTGTCCCCACCGTAACAGCCAGGACGGGGGCCCACCACATCACCACACAGTGCATCTGGGCTCCACGCAGGCCCCCTGCATCCACTGCAGCAAGAGGAAGAGGCATCCGCTGCATCGACAAGGACGGTCCAAGGATGGCAAAGGCAGAATGCATCCTGGAGAGACCACCGTCTTCTCAGTGGGCAG GTTTCGTGTCACACATATTGGGAAGAAACCCACTTTCCACGAGCAACAAGATGGTCCCCTGCCCGACGGCAGCCGGGAGCTGAGCACGGAGGAGTTGGAGCACAGCAGCGACCGGCTCCAGCGGGAGCGGGCTCGCAATGGGACTGTCCCCATGGGTGGCCTGCAGAATGGAGCCATCCAGAAGGGTGCCCAGAGTGGCAAAGGTGGGGAGCAGAGCCGCTCCACCACCCTAGCCCTGAACACACCAGTCAGCTCCAGCACTCGCGACAGCCGACGGGGCAAGGGGTCTGGCACGGCAGGTTCGCTGCAGGATGCTGGCACCGCTCCTGGGAGCACGAGCCGCCAGCGGAAGCTCCTGAGCCGTCAGATGCTGGGAGGGTCGAGTCCCAGCATCCCAGGAGACCTGTCACAGGAAGGAGCCAGCATCTGCCTGGAGGAGACCGGACTGGGGTCAGCAGATGAGGTGTCAGATATTCATGGAAGCCTGAGTCTGCACGAACAGGCTGATGAGTTGGGAAGAgatgacagcagcagaaaacagccTGGAATGGAGGACATGGGGCAGCAG GAGCCCAGCGCCATGGTGCAGGACCGAGGAGCAACCGTGTGA
- the FCHSD1 gene encoding F-BAR and double SH3 domains protein 1, producing the protein MQPPPRKVKLTQEVRVHVLEQLSGLQGKQQRDAELLEDIRSYSKQRATIDREYGQALQRLASQFVKRDWQRGRGEASDLRSVVAVWKGVIEGTAHAGQVRVTASESYRALATEAARTARLSKERMLKKGIERLQKAQAELLETVKELDKAKKQFTHLQRSSEVAKDKAADVEARLRKSDRRIFHTKASLQKLSAKFTARLAEHSRQLAGVQNEYSFALVSATAHLEHYQRVELPAAMQALDGDLYERLREHLSAASRTEAETCQATRDWFQGVAEASARVCREQDLLLFLQDHPAFTLAPTQRFQLTGVEEVCLLPPGDDGASLEKEARRWATRVARDHKNKAYSEEVLQQLEARRQQVPEAEAATVERQMEEARENIRKSEVSRVKAEARLALLRAAGLDVDAWMAGAMVGAGEEAPAGLDPAEFDDYEDSDEPDEDNEPSPAARTYPYTCRVIFGYQACQPDELSITQGEELEVIEDGDAEEWVKARNKAGQVGYIPEKYLLSLGGEPGAGVGPPGPSALHRQLSSIMAAELVLEPGAWLVRALYDYEGQSPEELSFPEGAIIRVLPRASGEVDDGFWTGDFDGRIGVFPSLVVEELTGARGAAGQELPSPSPPPFSPPGLAPGASLAPSPTPEMPLGGCRQDGAGSGQSSPDLATTRLRPLRAPPPPPGRAPEPDPELHFS; encoded by the exons ATGCAGCCGCCGCCACGCAAG GTGAAGCTCACCCAGGAGGTGCGGGTCCACGTCCTCGAGCAGCTCTCGGGCCTGCAGGGCAAGCAGCAGCGGGATGCCGAGCTGCTGGAGGACATCAG GTCCTACAGCAAGCAGAGGGCCACCATCGACAGGGAGTATGGGCAG GCACTGCAGAGGCTGGCGAGCCAGTTTGTGAAGAGAGACTGGCAGCGGGGCCGTGGTGAGGCCAGCGACTTGAG GAGCGTGGTCGCTGTCTGGAAGGGTGTCATTGAGGGGACCGCACATGCTGGGCAGGTCCGTGTCACTGCCTCGGAGAGCTACCGCGCCCTCGCCACAGAGGCTGCCCGCACTGCCCGCCTCTCCAAAGAGAGGATGCTCAAGAAG GGTATCGAGCGGCTGCAGaaggcacaggcagagctgctggagacagtgAAGGAGCTGGACAAGGCAAAGAAGCAGTTCACCCATCTCCAGCGCAGCAGTGAGGTGGCCAAGGACAAGGCAGCCGATGTGGAGGCTCG gCTCCGGAAGAGTGACCGGAGGATATTTCACACCAAGGCCAGCCTGCAAAAACTCAGTGCCAAG TTCACAGCACGGCTGGCCGAGCACTCAAGGCAGCTTGCAGGAGTGCAGAATGAGTACAGCTTCGCCCTGGTGTCTGCCACTGCCCACCTGGAGCATTACCAGCGGGTAGAGCTGCCCGCTGCCATGCAG GCGCTGGACGGTGACCTCTACGAGCGGCTGCGGGAGCACTTGTCAGCTGCCAGCCGGACAGAAGCAGAGACATGCCAGGCCACGCGGGACTGGTTCCAGGGTGTTGCGGAAGCATCCGCACGG GTGTGCCGGGAGCAGGACCTCCTTCTCTTCCTACAAGACCACCCTGCCTTCACCCTGGCCCCCACGCAGCGCTTCCAGCTCACCGGGGTGGAAGAG GTATGCCTGCTGCCGCCGGGGGACGATGGggccagcctggagaaggaggCACGGCGCTGGGCCACACGGGTGGCCCGAGACCACAAAAACAAGGCATACAGTGAGGAG gtgctgcagcagctggaggccaggcGGCAGCAGGTcccagaggcagaagcagccacTGTGGAGCGGCAGATGGAAGAAGCAAGGGAAAACATCCGGAAGTCAGAG GTCAGTCGAGTGAAGGCAGAGGCAAGGCTGGCGCTGCTgcgggcagcagggctggatgtGGATGCTTGGATGGCGGGGGCCATGGTGGGTGCAGGTGAGGAGGCACCCGCAGGGCTGGATCCAGCCGAGTTCGATGACTATGAGGACAGTGACGAGCCGGACGAGGACAATGAGCCTAGCCCTGCTGCCCGCACCTACCCTTATACCTGCCGGGTGATCTTTGGGTACCAG GCCTGCCAGCCGGATGAACTGTCCATCACCCAGGGCGAGGAGCTGGAGGTCATCGAGGATGGGGACGCAGAGGAGTGGGTGAAG GCTCGGAACAAGGCAGGTCAGGTTGGCTACATCCCAGAAAAGTACCTGCTGTCCTTGGGTGGTGAGCCAGGGGCTGGGGTCGGTCCCCCGGGACCCTCTGCATTGCACCGCCAGCTCTCCAGCATCATGGCTGCAGAACTAGTGCTGGAGCCCGGAG cctggctggtgcGAGCTCTATATGACTACGAGGGTCAGAGTCCCGAGGAGCTGAGCTTCCCCGAGGGGGCCATCATCCGGGTGCTGCCCCGCGCCTCTGGTGAGGTGGATGATGGCTTCTGGACAGGCGACTTCGATGGCCGTATCGGCGTCTTCCCCTCCCTGGTAGTGGAGGAGCTCACTGGGGCCCGGGGGGCAGCCGGGCAG GAGCTGCCATCGCcgtccccaccccccttctctCCTCCTGGCCTTGCTCCTGGGgccagcctggctcccagccccactcctGAAATGCCACTAGGAG GTTGCAGGCAGGATGGTGCAGGCAGTGGGCAGAGCTCTCCAGACCTGGCAACCACCCGTCTCCGGCCG CTCCGTGCACCTCCCCCACCACCCGGTAGAGCCCCCGAGCCTGACCCTGAGCTGCACTTCAGCTGA